One region of Candidatus Bathyarchaeia archaeon genomic DNA includes:
- a CDS encoding class I SAM-dependent methyltransferase produces MGRRKSTTRQLYVNIFNDMNTDWEAIANARDTEHEVDSLEDTIPKKGVVLDLCCGTGRHSIALVKRGWNVVGIDLSRNLLEIAKSKMKRVVLRFPLVRADMRFFPFREGTFSAILSMFTSFGYLPSESEDVMSLLEINRTLKKRGRFLLDLANRDHIVKSFRERDWAEFEPFYMFEKRSFDLKNSKLSSQWTIIKKHSCKVKTIQHTVRLYTPTRIKQLLNEAGLRIKDIRGGYDKQEFTLEASRMIVVAHKLA; encoded by the coding sequence TTGGGCCGACGGAAATCTACAACACGTCAATTGTATGTAAACATATTCAATGACATGAACACGGATTGGGAAGCCATCGCTAACGCACGTGACACTGAACATGAAGTTGATTCTCTCGAAGACACGATACCCAAGAAAGGCGTTGTCCTTGATCTATGCTGCGGAACAGGGCGACACTCTATTGCTCTTGTCAAGCGTGGATGGAACGTTGTCGGAATTGATCTGTCTAGGAACCTCCTCGAAATAGCCAAGTCAAAGATGAAGAGAGTTGTCCTCAGATTTCCTCTGGTTAGGGCTGACATGCGATTCTTCCCGTTTCGAGAGGGCACATTCAGTGCTATCCTAAGCATGTTCACCAGCTTTGGTTACTTGCCTTCAGAAAGCGAAGATGTAATGAGCTTATTGGAGATTAATAGAACTCTCAAAAAAAGAGGCAGGTTCCTGCTCGACCTTGCCAACCGAGACCACATTGTCAAAAGCTTCAGAGAGAGGGATTGGGCTGAATTTGAACCGTTCTATATGTTTGAGAAGCGCTCGTTTGACCTCAAGAATTCCAAGCTGTCAAGCCAATGGACGATCATAAAGAAACACTCATGCAAAGTGAAAACTATTCAGCACACCGTCCGCTTGTACACGCCCACTCGAATAAAGCAATTGCTAAACGAGGCTGGATTAAGAATCAAAGACATCCGCGGCGGATACGACAAACAGGAATTCACGCTTGAAGCCTCACGAATGATAGTCGTCGCCCACAAACTGGCATAG
- a CDS encoding zinc ribbon domain-containing protein codes for MLSCPKCGSKVREDMNFCPKCGSSLKVEQAVAPVPAAPQPLAAPIRVEKQEKREKEEKGERQGRMEKEERYEKREYAFVGPLIGGSVLVLLGLAFYLMLTSAIPWEALGAIFFVIVGIIVIVGAVYAATMAARRHPQT; via the coding sequence ATGTTGTCTTGTCCCAAATGTGGCTCCAAAGTTCGAGAAGACATGAATTTTTGTCCGAAATGCGGTTCATCGCTTAAGGTGGAGCAAGCCGTGGCACCAGTGCCGGCGGCGCCCCAACCTCTGGCAGCGCCCATAAGAGTTGAGAAGCAAGAGAAACGTGAGAAGGAGGAGAAGGGTGAAAGGCAGGGAAGAATGGAGAAGGAGGAGCGGTATGAGAAACGTGAGTATGCTTTTGTGGGTCCATTGATTGGTGGGTCAGTTCTGGTTCTCTTAGGATTGGCTTTCTACTTGATGCTGACCTCTGCGATTCCATGGGAAGCTCTTGGGGCAATTTTCTTTGTTATCGTTGGAATCATTGTCATAGTTGGCGCGGTGTACGCCGCTACCATGGCAGCTAGACGACATCCGCAGACTTAG
- a CDS encoding hemerythrin domain-containing protein has translation MNHSHGTSPTESLKEDHRIIERMLNILNVATERLKRGEEVSPEVFTKAVDFIRNFADRCHHGKEEDTLFPRIELRVPRQGGPTGVMRMEHDQGRAYVRGLADAAERYAKGDNAVKQAIIDNARGYVNLLSQHIPKEDDILYPLADQMCGPDEQKELLEKFEEIEKERIGEGKHHEYIHLVHDLEKTLGIE, from the coding sequence TTGAATCATTCACATGGGACTTCTCCCACGGAAAGCTTGAAAGAAGACCACAGGATCATTGAACGTATGCTTAACATACTCAATGTTGCCACGGAAAGATTGAAACGGGGCGAGGAAGTTTCTCCTGAAGTCTTTACGAAGGCTGTTGATTTCATAAGGAATTTCGCTGACCGTTGCCACCATGGAAAGGAAGAGGATACTCTGTTTCCCAGAATAGAGCTCCGCGTTCCTAGGCAAGGGGGACCGACTGGCGTAATGCGTATGGAACACGATCAGGGTAGAGCCTATGTTCGAGGTCTCGCTGACGCAGCGGAGAGATATGCGAAAGGAGATAATGCTGTAAAACAAGCCATCATAGATAATGCCCGTGGCTACGTCAATTTGTTGTCCCAACACATTCCAAAGGAAGACGATATCTTGTACCCGCTGGCAGACCAAATGTGCGGACCAGATGAACAAAAAGAGTTGCTGGAGAAGTTCGAAGAGATCGAGAAGGAAAGAATTGGCGAGGGCAAGCACCACGAATACATTCATCTTGTTCATGACTTGGAGAAAACGTTAGGCATAGAATGA
- a CDS encoding glutamate-1-semialdehyde 2,1-aminomutase produces MSRRYLSRTRKSRRLYQQARRVLPAGVSYFLRYIEPYPFYTARARGSRLFDVDGNEYIDFWLGHYALILGHSQPQVMREVKRQIDKGTHFGTAHELEIALAEQVAKVVPCAQMIRFSNSGTEAAMYATRLARAVTEQDKIGKFEGGWHGGYDPLHVAVKQPFDLRESSGLTEGALQDTVVLPYNKIEPLRKILKTGSIAAVFIEPIMVSGGCIPAELDFMRELRELCTQNGTLLVYDEIITGFRLAPGGAQQLFGIKPDITLFGKILGGGFPIGAIAGSREIMEHMNPLVYERPKYAFHGGTFTANPIAMTAGLATVRKLENGQLINKLNKQGDYLRRQLRGILEKKGLEAQVTGLSSLWHTHFTKEKITDANDAAKADKEKLRRYHMHLLESGVFMFPGKGGALSTAHTKADIEKLLSETENFNFR; encoded by the coding sequence TTGTCTCGCCGCTATCTATCAAGAACGCGGAAGTCGCGAAGATTATACCAACAAGCCAGACGGGTTCTCCCTGCAGGTGTTTCCTACTTTCTGCGCTACATTGAACCCTACCCTTTCTACACTGCCCGAGCGAGAGGAAGCAGACTTTTCGATGTTGATGGAAACGAATACATAGATTTCTGGCTTGGACATTACGCACTTATTCTAGGGCACAGTCAGCCCCAAGTCATGCGCGAAGTCAAACGGCAAATTGATAAAGGTACACACTTTGGCACAGCCCATGAGTTGGAAATTGCCCTAGCTGAGCAGGTTGCTAAGGTGGTTCCATGCGCCCAGATGATTCGTTTCTCAAACTCAGGAACAGAGGCTGCCATGTATGCCACTCGATTGGCAAGAGCCGTCACTGAACAAGATAAAATCGGCAAGTTTGAAGGCGGATGGCATGGTGGGTATGACCCCCTTCATGTTGCAGTGAAGCAACCCTTTGATCTTCGAGAATCCAGCGGCTTGACTGAAGGTGCATTGCAGGATACAGTTGTACTGCCCTATAACAAGATTGAACCACTGAGAAAGATACTCAAAACCGGGAGCATTGCAGCTGTATTCATCGAGCCAATAATGGTATCCGGAGGATGCATTCCAGCAGAGTTAGACTTTATGAGGGAACTCAGAGAGCTTTGCACTCAGAACGGCACACTACTGGTTTATGACGAGATAATAACTGGCTTCAGATTGGCTCCTGGGGGAGCGCAACAGCTCTTCGGGATAAAACCTGATATCACCCTCTTTGGAAAGATTCTCGGGGGAGGTTTCCCGATTGGGGCTATTGCAGGCTCACGCGAAATCATGGAACACATGAACCCATTAGTGTACGAACGACCTAAGTATGCCTTTCACGGCGGGACTTTCACCGCTAATCCAATAGCAATGACCGCGGGCTTGGCAACCGTGAGAAAACTCGAGAACGGACAGCTGATCAACAAGCTGAACAAGCAAGGCGATTATCTGCGGCGACAACTTCGAGGGATCCTTGAGAAAAAGGGTCTAGAGGCTCAGGTGACTGGCTTAAGCTCTCTATGGCACACGCATTTCACGAAGGAAAAGATCACTGATGCAAATGACGCGGCAAAAGCGGACAAAGAAAAGCTGCGAAGATATCATATGCATCTGCTCGAAAGCGGAGTCTTCATGTTCCCAGGAAAAGGCGGCGCATTAAGCACGGCGCATACGAAGGCTGATATTGAAAAACTATTGTCAGAAACAGAAAACTTCAACTTCAGATGA
- a CDS encoding iron-sulfur cluster assembly protein, translating to MEDEKDPRLMEKLKSVIDPELGASVVDMGLIKTAKLDQDGNAVVEFVPSSPVCPIAFYLASEIKKKTLEAEGVHKAKVYCREHAMEEAINKQVNTE from the coding sequence TTGGAAGACGAAAAGGATCCTAGGTTAATGGAGAAACTCAAGAGCGTGATTGATCCTGAGCTAGGTGCAAGCGTTGTTGACATGGGTCTGATCAAAACTGCGAAGCTTGATCAAGATGGAAATGCTGTTGTGGAATTTGTTCCTTCAAGCCCTGTGTGCCCAATAGCCTTCTACTTGGCATCTGAGATAAAGAAGAAGACTTTGGAAGCTGAAGGTGTACATAAAGCCAAGGTTTACTGTCGTGAACACGCTATGGAAGAAGCGATCAACAAACAAGTCAATACAGAATAA
- a CDS encoding secondary thiamine-phosphate synthase enzyme YjbQ encodes MKVFNENLRLSTRGEVDFFDISDRVQDVVDRSGVRNGIAHVFAPHATGVLILTEYEPSLLTDIKNTLEKLVPKRGDYAHPSNAHSHLRSMLFSPDKTLPVLDGRIMFGTWQSLVFVETDVHPRQRTIIVQVLGE; translated from the coding sequence ATGAAGGTGTTCAATGAAAATCTGAGGTTGTCCACAAGAGGCGAGGTTGATTTCTTTGATATCTCTGACAGGGTTCAAGATGTTGTTGACAGGTCGGGCGTTAGAAACGGCATTGCCCATGTTTTCGCGCCTCATGCCACTGGAGTTCTGATACTAACTGAATACGAGCCGAGCCTGCTCACAGACATCAAGAATACCTTAGAGAAGCTCGTTCCAAAACGCGGAGATTACGCGCATCCATCCAACGCTCACTCGCACTTAAGATCAATGTTGTTCAGTCCAGACAAAACCCTGCCAGTTCTAGATGGGCGGATCATGTTCGGTACATGGCAGTCACTTGTTTTCGTTGAGACAGATGTGCATCCTCGCCAAAGGACGATTATTGTGCAAGTCTTAGGGGAATGA
- the fdhD gene encoding formate dehydrogenase accessory sulfurtransferase FdhD, giving the protein MVEVGVTRIDVAAHAREHRVDNVAEEKPLHLFLNQIHYVTILCSPTLLRELAVGYLLSEGLLKSLDEIKDIKFEEGGKCRVQLRSGVEAEKRIAASQPFARLVLTACGSPDYWPLSKLIDRLDLRKIPLGFEVHAEVILEAVRSLNTLAETFRKTGGVHVAAVFSFSGVLIACAEDIGRHNAVDKVIGLCAFREHDFSQCFLASSGRLTGDIALKAARMRIPVVASLAAAIDSGIEVARRTGVTLVGFVRGQRMNVFTFPDRVVVSKTKRA; this is encoded by the coding sequence ATGGTTGAAGTTGGTGTGACGCGCATAGACGTGGCTGCTCATGCACGGGAGCATCGAGTGGATAACGTGGCTGAAGAGAAGCCGCTGCATTTGTTTCTGAATCAAATCCATTATGTCACGATTCTCTGTTCTCCAACGCTGTTGAGGGAGTTGGCAGTTGGCTATTTGCTGTCGGAAGGCTTGCTGAAGTCTCTGGATGAGATTAAAGACATCAAGTTTGAGGAGGGCGGGAAATGTCGAGTGCAGTTGCGAAGTGGTGTGGAAGCTGAGAAGAGAATTGCAGCTTCGCAACCCTTTGCGAGACTTGTGCTCACTGCTTGTGGCTCGCCCGATTACTGGCCCTTATCCAAGCTAATTGACAGACTTGACCTGAGAAAAATACCTCTAGGTTTTGAAGTGCACGCCGAGGTCATTCTGGAAGCTGTGAGAAGTTTGAATACACTTGCTGAAACTTTTAGGAAGACAGGAGGCGTTCATGTTGCGGCAGTTTTCTCCTTTTCCGGAGTGTTGATTGCGTGTGCCGAGGATATCGGGCGTCATAATGCGGTAGACAAGGTTATCGGGCTCTGTGCCTTTAGAGAGCACGACTTCTCTCAGTGCTTTTTGGCATCGAGCGGTCGCTTGACCGGTGATATCGCTTTGAAGGCAGCTCGAATGAGGATTCCAGTTGTTGCTTCGTTGGCTGCTGCAATAGATTCGGGGATTGAGGTGGCTAGGCGGACAGGAGTGACTTTGGTCGGCTTTGTCCGAGGTCAGCGCATGAATGTTTTCACATTTCCAGATCGGGTTGTCGTAAGTAAGACTAAGCGAGCCTAG
- a CDS encoding metalloregulator ArsR/SmtB family transcription factor — protein sequence MKRGLSETCHQFFSTLANPTRLAILEILRNGSMNVSEIADVLKQEQSMISHNLKPLIRCGFVLVERQWKERIYTLNEKIMKPVFQLIDQHTGTYCPGMKCPKNEICEGD from the coding sequence ATGAAGCGAGGCTTAAGCGAGACGTGTCACCAGTTCTTTTCAACGCTTGCGAATCCAACACGATTAGCCATTTTGGAAATCCTCAGAAATGGATCTATGAATGTTAGTGAGATAGCCGATGTTCTCAAGCAAGAACAGAGCATGATTTCCCACAATCTGAAGCCTTTGATAAGATGCGGTTTTGTCCTCGTGGAAAGACAATGGAAGGAACGCATATACACTCTCAACGAGAAAATTATGAAACCCGTGTTTCAACTCATCGACCAACACACAGGCACATACTGCCCCGGAATGAAGTGCCCGAAAAACGAAATTTGTGAGGGAGACTAA
- a CDS encoding molybdenum cofactor guanylyltransferase yields the protein MKRAVIVLAGGFSRRFGQDKCVKDLAGKPLVVHVLDRVASVADERVIVVGSEAQRNAFLGLSGLKARVVVDKYGDHSPLIGALTGFEAVQAECALLLPCDAAFVSSGIAALLLDLCVGRSAVIPRWPDGRVEPIQAAYNVELAADAAKTALNDGKRDMLAMIAHLRQIRYVSTMVLQQYDEGLKTFFNINTVEDWKRAESMLKKTQ from the coding sequence TTGAAGAGAGCCGTGATTGTTCTGGCAGGTGGGTTTTCTCGTAGGTTTGGTCAGGACAAGTGTGTCAAGGATCTTGCTGGCAAGCCGTTAGTTGTTCATGTGCTGGATCGGGTCGCTTCTGTGGCTGATGAGAGAGTGATTGTGGTGGGTTCTGAGGCTCAGCGAAATGCGTTTTTAGGTCTGTCAGGGTTGAAGGCAAGAGTTGTTGTCGATAAGTACGGTGATCATAGTCCGTTGATAGGTGCGTTGACGGGTTTTGAAGCGGTGCAAGCTGAATGCGCTTTGCTGCTTCCGTGTGATGCGGCGTTTGTGTCTTCGGGAATTGCGGCTTTGCTCTTGGATTTGTGTGTTGGCAGGAGTGCTGTTATTCCGCGTTGGCCTGATGGTCGCGTTGAGCCCATTCAAGCTGCTTACAATGTGGAGCTCGCTGCGGACGCTGCGAAAACGGCGTTGAATGACGGGAAACGTGATATGTTGGCGATGATTGCGCATCTGCGTCAGATACGGTATGTTTCGACGATGGTTCTGCAGCAGTATGATGAAGGGTTGAAGACGTTTTTCAACATTAACACGGTCGAAGACTGGAAACGAGCTGAGTCTATGCTGAAGAAAACCCAGTAA
- a CDS encoding DUF2249 domain-containing protein, which translates to MTEPVDLRTVSIFERHNVLFAKLMKLNTGESFTFINDHEPRPLYPELAKRGFQYQVKKEAEDKWVVTVKKGE; encoded by the coding sequence ATGACTGAACCGGTCGACTTGAGAACAGTGAGTATTTTTGAGCGACACAACGTGCTCTTTGCCAAATTAATGAAGCTGAACACGGGAGAAAGCTTCACGTTCATAAATGACCATGAGCCTCGCCCATTGTACCCCGAGCTAGCAAAAAGAGGGTTCCAGTACCAGGTCAAGAAAGAAGCCGAAGACAAGTGGGTAGTAACCGTGAAGAAAGGAGAATAG
- a CDS encoding CBS domain-containing protein — protein sequence MSLKVEDTMVEDVVTIDADATVKKAVDLMNKHEIGCLIVVRNGKAIGIVTERDMLNRVLAQYRNPDRTKVSEIMTSPLVVADREMDLEEAARQMFKMKVKKLPVVSKGELVGLITLTDIARFQPQIIKMLKKEYIKAQTPKRMQKVVDYYVV from the coding sequence ATGTCGCTAAAAGTTGAAGACACCATGGTCGAGGATGTTGTGACAATTGACGCTGACGCCACAGTAAAGAAGGCTGTGGACCTAATGAACAAACATGAGATAGGCTGCCTCATTGTCGTGAGAAATGGCAAGGCCATTGGCATTGTGACCGAACGTGACATGCTCAACCGCGTATTGGCTCAGTATCGCAACCCCGATAGAACCAAAGTGTCTGAAATAATGACCTCTCCCCTAGTTGTGGCCGATCGAGAAATGGATCTAGAGGAAGCGGCTCGGCAGATGTTCAAGATGAAAGTAAAAAAACTGCCAGTTGTTTCAAAAGGAGAACTAGTTGGCTTGATCACTTTGACAGACATTGCTCGTTTTCAACCTCAAATCATAAAGATGCTGAAGAAAGAGTATATTAAAGCGCAGACGCCCAAAAGAATGCAAAAAGTCGTCGACTACTACGTAGTCTAG
- a CDS encoding cbb3-type cytochrome c oxidase subunit I yields MPKLALHFRFFRISVIYFIISGVMGILFSIPQVEPFTHKSAIAAGHIIFVFFGWVTMTIMGVMSKMVPTMLGKDLHSEQWGEVTFWLMNIGILGYSILLILEGVAERVYHLVLPAFTTNLEFLLALFIVAGGFSFAYNFYKTVGLRTAKVAEPSIGLSLKFFRMSIAYFLASIVIAAFSILGYTDAVFFGLSFARVLWVAPFTTLGWMTLTIMGAMYHLLPMFTISRVPNFKLANAQFYALNIGTVLTGVAGLLGAKRIILEGVEVNLLSVLQTVGVVAAGIGSALFVYIMAWIVLSRKRKELNISVKFYLVALFYFTLTGLFGVVLKTQQGYDFSEGTKIILGHGLLSVIGFVSLTIMGSIYSIIPMLAVVDLHARKKKVPSILTEMYNERLSRLSFWLSSVGVGGYITGLVGEGYVTATLTQQGASLAQLDASTFPFTLLSIAFVLVLGAGVLLFAYNVQKMYGWLKD; encoded by the coding sequence GTGCCCAAACTTGCCCTGCATTTCAGGTTCTTCAGAATATCCGTCATCTATTTCATAATTAGCGGTGTCATGGGCATTCTCTTCTCCATACCGCAGGTTGAACCGTTCACGCATAAGTCGGCAATTGCCGCTGGCCACATAATCTTTGTCTTCTTCGGATGGGTCACGATGACCATAATGGGCGTTATGAGCAAGATGGTGCCCACAATGCTGGGAAAGGACTTGCACAGCGAACAGTGGGGCGAAGTTACATTTTGGCTAATGAATATCGGGATACTTGGATACTCTATCCTCTTGATTCTTGAAGGGGTTGCTGAGCGAGTTTATCATCTAGTCCTCCCAGCGTTCACAACAAATCTTGAATTCCTTCTTGCTCTATTCATTGTTGCAGGCGGCTTCTCGTTTGCCTACAACTTCTACAAGACCGTTGGGCTAAGAACCGCTAAGGTCGCAGAGCCAAGCATTGGATTATCCTTGAAGTTCTTTAGAATGTCAATTGCCTACTTCCTCGCCTCTATCGTCATCGCCGCTTTTTCCATTCTCGGTTACACTGACGCCGTTTTCTTTGGGCTTAGCTTTGCAAGAGTCCTGTGGGTCGCACCTTTTACGACTCTAGGGTGGATGACCTTGACCATTATGGGCGCCATGTATCATCTCTTGCCAATGTTCACAATCTCTAGAGTTCCAAACTTTAAACTCGCTAACGCTCAGTTCTATGCATTGAATATTGGAACCGTGCTCACTGGAGTCGCGGGGCTTCTTGGAGCCAAACGGATTATTTTGGAAGGCGTTGAAGTCAACCTGCTCAGCGTGCTGCAAACTGTCGGTGTTGTGGCTGCGGGAATCGGTTCTGCACTGTTCGTGTACATAATGGCGTGGATTGTGCTATCGAGGAAGAGGAAGGAACTCAATATCTCCGTGAAATTTTATCTGGTCGCGCTATTCTACTTCACCCTGACAGGTCTCTTCGGCGTCGTCCTGAAGACTCAGCAGGGTTACGATTTTTCCGAAGGCACGAAAATAATTCTGGGTCATGGGCTGCTGTCCGTGATCGGGTTCGTGTCGCTAACTATCATGGGTTCAATTTACTCCATCATACCAATGCTGGCAGTGGTGGACCTTCACGCACGAAAGAAAAAGGTTCCGAGCATCCTAACAGAGATGTACAACGAGAGGCTTTCTCGACTCAGTTTTTGGCTGTCGAGCGTTGGGGTCGGGGGATACATCACGGGCTTGGTTGGCGAAGGCTATGTGACGGCAACGCTTACACAGCAGGGCGCATCTTTGGCGCAGCTTGACGCGTCGACGTTTCCGTTTACTTTACTGTCAATCGCATTTGTCCTTGTTCTGGGAGCTGGCGTGCTTCTCTTTGCCTACAACGTGCAGAAAATGTATGGATGGCTGAAAGACTAG
- a CDS encoding FprA family A-type flavoprotein, whose amino-acid sequence MSVKHTNEIGSGVFWVGVEDWARRYFDSLIPLPRGTSFNSYLVVGKEKVALVDTVHKTFSDQLLENIGNIVNPEKIDYLVMNHAEPDHGSSIPRILSVAKNAKLVVTKVGVDMANVFYEPPAERIMVVKDGDTIDLGGKTLRFIEAPWLHWPETMFTYCVEDRILFSCDFFGAHFAKSRLYDDEFGEGLLPEAKRYYAEIMMPFSVAIHRALDKLKSLDVKVIGPSHGPIYRNPNRILDAYENWARGPLLPKAVVIYVSMWGSTETLEQTVVKAISEEGVEVVPHNLLLTDISHVISDLVDASAIVIGAPTVLNQPHPLAIMAVEFIRALRPRAKIVAVFGSFGWGRASARVIAERLGQSGFEIIETLEVRGPPKKEDLEKAVTLGKHVAMRVKESLKIQAESEH is encoded by the coding sequence ATGAGCGTCAAGCACACGAACGAGATTGGGTCTGGTGTTTTTTGGGTCGGTGTTGAAGACTGGGCTCGCCGCTATTTCGATTCATTGATACCCTTGCCTCGCGGAACATCTTTCAACTCTTATTTGGTGGTCGGAAAAGAGAAAGTTGCTCTGGTTGATACGGTTCACAAGACGTTTTCAGACCAGCTTCTTGAGAATATCGGAAATATCGTGAACCCAGAGAAAATCGACTATCTTGTCATGAATCACGCTGAACCAGACCATGGAAGTTCTATTCCGAGGATCTTATCAGTTGCCAAAAACGCCAAACTCGTTGTCACCAAGGTTGGAGTTGACATGGCAAATGTCTTCTACGAGCCTCCGGCTGAAAGAATAATGGTTGTCAAGGATGGCGACACCATCGACTTGGGCGGAAAAACACTGAGGTTCATAGAAGCACCATGGCTACATTGGCCTGAAACCATGTTTACGTACTGCGTTGAGGACAGAATCCTTTTTTCATGTGACTTTTTTGGGGCACACTTCGCAAAGAGCAGGCTCTACGATGACGAATTTGGAGAAGGGTTGTTGCCTGAAGCTAAAAGGTATTATGCAGAGATAATGATGCCCTTTTCTGTCGCTATTCATAGGGCATTGGATAAGCTGAAGAGCCTCGATGTGAAGGTGATAGGACCGAGCCACGGTCCAATCTATCGAAACCCGAACCGAATATTGGACGCATACGAAAACTGGGCTCGCGGACCTCTGCTTCCAAAAGCTGTTGTTATCTATGTCAGCATGTGGGGCAGCACCGAAACATTGGAGCAAACAGTTGTGAAAGCTATTTCCGAGGAGGGAGTCGAGGTTGTTCCTCACAATCTGCTTCTAACAGATATCTCTCACGTAATCTCAGACTTGGTTGACGCCAGCGCTATAGTCATAGGCGCACCAACAGTGCTTAACCAGCCTCATCCATTGGCGATAATGGCAGTCGAATTCATCCGAGCCTTAAGACCCAGAGCGAAAATAGTTGCTGTCTTTGGATCTTTCGGTTGGGGTCGTGCATCAGCTCGAGTTATTGCGGAACGTCTTGGGCAGTCAGGCTTCGAAATCATAGAGACTCTTGAAGTGCGCGGACCACCAAAGAAGGAGGACTTGGAAAAAGCAGTGACCTTGGGCAAGCATGTAGCGATGAGGGTTAAAGAGAGCCTTAAGATTCAAGCTGAATCTGAGCATTAA
- the cofE gene encoding coenzyme F420-0:L-glutamate ligase produces the protein MIQVFGIKGLPIIKKGDDLAGLICRGAEKQRDSIKDNDVVVVTHVVASRAEGNVVNLDEVVPSEFAKTVAKQLDKDPALVEVILRESKSIRRMGDGHLIVETKRGFVCANAGVDQSNVPEGERTVAPLPKNPDRSAQRIRRRIRQLTGKDVAVIISDTHGRPFREGEINVAVGVAGLIPIRDRRGETDLFGYVLRVKQTAIADELASAAELVIGQAKEGIPVAIIRGYAYPKSEKASAKMLVRKRRKDLFI, from the coding sequence ATGATTCAGGTCTTTGGCATCAAAGGCTTGCCAATAATCAAAAAAGGAGACGACTTAGCTGGGCTCATCTGCAGGGGAGCTGAAAAACAGCGGGATTCAATAAAAGACAATGATGTGGTAGTTGTTACTCATGTTGTCGCTTCCAGAGCCGAAGGGAATGTCGTCAACCTTGACGAGGTTGTTCCTTCAGAGTTCGCAAAAACTGTTGCCAAACAGCTCGACAAAGACCCAGCGTTAGTAGAGGTTATCCTGCGCGAGTCAAAGAGCATTAGGCGCATGGGCGACGGACACCTAATAGTTGAAACCAAACGCGGATTTGTGTGCGCCAACGCCGGAGTCGACCAGTCCAACGTGCCAGAAGGCGAGAGAACAGTTGCGCCTTTGCCTAAGAACCCTGACCGTTCAGCACAACGCATACGACGTAGGATAAGGCAATTGACTGGAAAAGACGTGGCGGTCATAATCTCTGACACGCACGGTCGCCCGTTTCGGGAAGGAGAAATAAACGTAGCCGTAGGCGTTGCAGGCTTAATTCCGATACGAGACAGAAGAGGGGAAACCGACCTCTTCGGGTATGTTCTGAGAGTGAAACAAACAGCTATCGCTGACGAATTGGCATCAGCAGCCGAACTCGTCATAGGACAAGCAAAAGAGGGAATACCCGTGGCAATAATCAGAGGATACGCTTACCCCAAGTCTGAAAAAGCAAGCGCAAAAATGCTCGTCAGAAAACGAAGAAAAGACCTGTTTATTTAA